From Alteromonas australica, one genomic window encodes:
- a CDS encoding TonB-dependent receptor produces the protein MRTHNLATLALAISTAFSAPVLAQDTETTEKKQSALEQITVTAQKRTQSIQEVPISVATLSGEKFESLFSGGEDILALAVRVPGLYAESSNGRVAPRFYIRGLGNTDFDLAASQPVSIIMDEVVMENVVLKSFPLFDVQQVEVLRGPQGTLFGRNTTAGIIKFDTVKPTQDVEGYAKAGFGSYGTMNFEGAVSGGLTDELSARLSLLSQERDDYIDNAASGQKDALGGYDEKAYRLQLLWEPSADFSALLNVHGRELEGTASIFRGNVFDEGSNELNDSYDRDTVNYDGDLEADGTDNNPQEYEGFGASLKLEYDMDEVTFTSITAMETAEGSSLGDIDGDAIASQNFVTQDDLNDLEQYTQEFRLASNTSDAINWQLGAFYYDASFNVTTTDGFFGATTVFHDNQTWALFGQSSYQVNERLNITGGIRYTHDKKSLILGEQNADSLGVLLGFVSVQAYDDIMVDDGQTSYELSANYRVTDDMSVFARYANGFRAQSIQGRAVAFTESPSVADAETINSFEVGVKSDLLDDTLRLNAAAFFYTVDDMQFSAIGGSDNLTQLVNADKGEAYGFEVDAQWLATDELTFTAGYSYNHTEIQDDTLTVAPCGASIATATQSHCTVLDDRPDGYNAVIDGNPFPQAPESIFNFTARYTIPMGDDGEFFVFTDWAFQGETNIFLYEAAEFKTDDNFEGGLRIGYENFAHNYTVALFGRNITDENNVKGAIDFANLTGIVNEPRIWGVEFKYTYY, from the coding sequence ATGAGAACACACAACTTAGCGACATTAGCGCTGGCTATCAGCACAGCGTTTAGCGCCCCCGTTCTTGCTCAAGACACAGAAACGACAGAAAAAAAACAATCTGCGCTTGAACAAATCACAGTTACAGCCCAAAAACGCACCCAGTCAATTCAAGAAGTACCTATTTCCGTTGCTACCCTAAGCGGAGAAAAGTTTGAAAGCCTATTCTCCGGTGGAGAGGATATCCTGGCACTTGCTGTACGCGTTCCAGGCCTTTACGCAGAATCGTCCAATGGACGCGTTGCCCCTCGATTTTACATTCGCGGATTAGGTAACACCGACTTTGACCTAGCGGCGTCGCAGCCAGTGTCAATTATCATGGATGAAGTGGTTATGGAAAACGTTGTACTAAAAAGCTTCCCGCTTTTCGACGTACAACAAGTTGAAGTACTTCGCGGTCCTCAGGGTACGTTATTTGGACGCAATACCACTGCAGGTATCATTAAGTTCGATACGGTTAAACCCACTCAAGATGTTGAAGGTTATGCAAAGGCTGGTTTCGGCTCTTACGGTACGATGAACTTTGAAGGTGCTGTCAGCGGTGGACTTACCGATGAGTTATCAGCACGTCTCTCATTACTTTCTCAAGAACGTGATGACTATATTGATAACGCGGCTTCTGGTCAAAAGGACGCACTAGGCGGCTATGACGAAAAAGCGTATCGCTTGCAACTTCTGTGGGAACCGTCGGCAGACTTTTCTGCGTTACTGAATGTCCACGGTCGTGAGTTAGAAGGCACAGCGTCCATATTTCGCGGTAATGTCTTCGATGAAGGTAGCAATGAACTTAATGATAGCTACGATCGTGACACCGTCAATTATGATGGTGATTTAGAGGCCGATGGCACCGACAACAATCCTCAAGAATACGAAGGTTTTGGCGCGTCTCTTAAGCTTGAATATGATATGGACGAGGTCACTTTCACCTCAATTACCGCCATGGAAACTGCCGAAGGCTCAAGCCTTGGCGATATTGACGGTGATGCTATTGCCTCGCAAAACTTTGTCACTCAAGACGACCTCAACGATTTGGAACAATATACCCAAGAATTTCGTTTAGCGAGCAATACCTCAGATGCGATTAACTGGCAATTAGGTGCCTTTTACTATGACGCATCCTTCAACGTTACCACCACTGATGGGTTCTTCGGTGCGACGACGGTATTCCATGATAACCAAACCTGGGCCCTGTTCGGCCAATCGTCTTACCAAGTTAATGAAAGACTAAACATCACTGGCGGGATCCGTTACACCCACGATAAGAAATCTCTGATATTGGGTGAACAAAATGCAGATAGTTTGGGCGTATTGCTAGGTTTTGTGAGTGTTCAAGCGTATGACGACATCATGGTTGATGATGGGCAAACCAGCTACGAGTTGAGCGCAAATTATCGCGTGACCGACGATATGTCAGTATTTGCTCGCTATGCGAATGGGTTTAGAGCGCAAAGTATACAAGGGCGTGCGGTCGCATTTACAGAGTCTCCATCGGTGGCTGACGCTGAAACAATTAACTCATTTGAAGTGGGTGTTAAGTCGGATTTACTGGATGACACGCTACGCTTAAATGCCGCAGCATTTTTCTATACCGTCGACGATATGCAGTTTTCAGCCATCGGCGGTTCAGATAACCTAACCCAGCTGGTGAATGCCGATAAGGGCGAAGCGTATGGCTTTGAAGTTGATGCTCAATGGTTGGCCACTGATGAGCTTACATTCACTGCAGGTTATAGCTACAACCACACTGAAATTCAAGATGACACTTTGACCGTTGCGCCATGTGGAGCGAGCATAGCCACTGCTACCCAAAGCCACTGCACTGTATTAGACGATCGTCCTGACGGTTACAATGCAGTCATCGACGGAAACCCCTTCCCCCAAGCACCAGAGTCTATATTCAACTTTACTGCGCGTTACACCATCCCTATGGGTGATGACGGTGAGTTCTTTGTATTCACTGATTGGGCATTCCAGGGCGAAACAAACATCTTCTTATACGAAGCTGCTGAATTCAAAACAGACGATAATTTCGAAGGTGGCCTACGTATTGGTTACGAGAACTTTGCCCATAACTACACGGTGGCCTTGTTTGGACGTAACATTACCGACGAAAATAACGTTAAAGGTGCAATCGACTTTGCAAACCTGACTGGTATTGTTAACGAGCCGCGTATCTGGGGTGTTGAGTTTAAATACACCTATTACTAA
- a CDS encoding acyl-CoA dehydrogenase — protein sequence MADQLIPRREMQFQLYEVLDTAGLCSRTRFNEHNVETFNAVIDMAEKMAEEKFLPHNATADKNEPTFDGTKVSMIDEVKDAFDTYRDAGFIAGHFDFEEGGMQLPVTVMNACAGYFLAANPSSTAYPFLTAAAANVIKHFASDTIKQAFLPKMLSGDFTGTMALTEPHAGSSLADIRTSAKLQSDGSYRVKGSKIYISGGEHELSDNIVHLVLAKIPGGPAGVKGISLFAVPKYRLNEEGNPDKRNDVTLAGLIHKMGYRGTTSTALTFGENGDCHGYLIGEPHQGLRYMFMMMNEARIGVGYGAAMIGYRGFRYSLDYAKDRTQGRAAPHLAPEDDPTPIINHGDVRRMLLAQKAYCEGGMSLCLYGSMLIDELETEVDEAKRAELSQLLDLLTPVFKAWPSEFGPKANDLAIQILGGAGYTREYPVEQCWRDNRLNPIHEGTNGIQALDLLGRKLWQHEGKGLQVLLTRVTDDMTRAETPRAQALAAKLKPYLDELGALIQQAGKDLTSDKQSVLLTNASCFLSIFSACVVSWIWLRQANVAERALSTGIQGHDVDFYEGKLAAAEYFLHWELPLVSRDIEVLRGQNATCNNVKASYF from the coding sequence ATGGCCGACCAACTCATTCCTCGTCGAGAAATGCAATTCCAACTATATGAAGTTTTAGATACGGCAGGCCTGTGCAGTCGAACTCGCTTTAACGAACACAATGTTGAAACCTTTAATGCGGTTATAGATATGGCTGAAAAGATGGCAGAAGAGAAGTTCTTGCCCCATAACGCCACCGCAGACAAGAACGAGCCCACCTTCGATGGCACCAAAGTATCAATGATTGATGAGGTAAAGGACGCTTTTGACACCTATCGTGATGCCGGTTTTATTGCGGGTCATTTCGATTTTGAAGAGGGGGGGATGCAATTACCGGTAACGGTGATGAATGCGTGCGCAGGCTACTTCTTAGCCGCCAACCCCTCTTCCACTGCATACCCTTTTCTCACCGCTGCTGCCGCGAATGTAATTAAGCATTTTGCCTCAGATACAATTAAACAGGCATTTTTGCCGAAGATGCTTAGCGGGGATTTTACTGGCACCATGGCCTTAACCGAGCCTCACGCTGGCTCATCACTCGCTGATATTCGCACTTCTGCAAAGTTACAAAGTGACGGCAGTTACCGGGTAAAGGGGAGTAAAATCTATATTTCAGGCGGAGAACACGAGCTGTCTGACAACATTGTTCACCTAGTTTTGGCAAAAATTCCAGGTGGGCCTGCTGGGGTAAAAGGCATTTCGCTGTTCGCCGTGCCTAAGTACCGATTGAATGAGGAAGGAAACCCGGATAAGCGTAACGATGTAACATTAGCGGGGCTTATACACAAAATGGGCTACCGTGGTACCACCTCTACCGCATTAACCTTCGGTGAAAATGGCGATTGCCACGGCTATTTGATTGGTGAGCCCCATCAAGGCTTGCGGTATATGTTTATGATGATGAACGAGGCTCGTATAGGCGTTGGTTATGGCGCGGCCATGATTGGCTATAGAGGGTTCCGTTACTCATTAGACTATGCCAAAGATAGAACGCAAGGCCGGGCAGCACCTCATTTAGCGCCAGAGGACGACCCAACGCCAATTATAAATCACGGTGATGTACGGCGAATGCTCCTAGCGCAAAAGGCCTACTGTGAAGGCGGCATGTCATTGTGCCTTTATGGCAGTATGTTAATTGACGAATTAGAAACCGAAGTCGATGAAGCAAAGCGCGCAGAACTCTCTCAATTACTGGATTTATTAACCCCTGTTTTTAAGGCATGGCCGTCAGAATTTGGCCCCAAGGCGAATGATCTCGCTATTCAAATTTTAGGGGGGGCAGGGTACACCCGAGAGTACCCTGTTGAGCAATGCTGGCGCGACAATCGACTTAACCCTATTCATGAGGGAACCAACGGTATTCAAGCGCTAGATTTGTTGGGAAGAAAGCTATGGCAACACGAGGGTAAAGGTTTACAAGTGTTGCTAACCCGCGTGACTGATGACATGACCCGTGCAGAAACCCCTAGAGCACAGGCTCTGGCTGCAAAACTAAAACCCTACTTAGACGAATTAGGTGCACTAATTCAACAGGCCGGCAAAGACTTAACATCAGACAAACAATCTGTACTACTGACCAACGCAAGTTGCTTTTTAAGCATATTTTCAGCGTGTGTGGTGAGTTGGATTTGGTTGCGCCAAGCCAATGTGGCAGAGCGTGCATTAAGCACGGGTATACAGGGTCATGATGTGGACTTTTACGAAGGTAAATTGGCGGCAGCAGAATACTTTTTACACTGGGAATTACCCTTGGTTTCAAGAGATATAGAAGTGTTGCGTGGCCAAAATGCTACATGCAACAACGTTAAAGCAAGCTATTTCTAA
- a CDS encoding GlxA family transcriptional regulator, translating to MNRTPFIVTVFGFEHALASAITGALDLFAFAGISWQRIHHQRPTPQFTVQLASSHGQPIVCSNQLTLNPHLAIEDVAHTDILLIPTIGGDIDTVLQNNANQLVQLRRLHKQGADIAANCTGTFLLAETGILNDKVATTHWGYADKFKARYPMVNVQPDKMVTEDNSVFCAGGGMAWIDLALLLIERYCGNGIASDTAKSHVLDLSRANQTAYASSRQFKFHQDKDILAVQHYIDAHLHTPMTLNELAGKHNLTERTLIRRFKHACGFTPLQYLQRIRLERARKLLETTHAPIESIVNQIGYEDLSSFSRLFKKNTSLSPSQYRSKFQRF from the coding sequence ATGAATAGAACGCCTTTTATTGTTACTGTGTTCGGCTTTGAACATGCACTGGCGTCGGCCATTACGGGGGCGTTAGATTTGTTTGCTTTTGCCGGTATCAGTTGGCAGCGTATCCATCATCAACGCCCCACGCCCCAATTTACCGTGCAATTAGCGAGCTCCCACGGCCAACCCATTGTGTGTTCAAACCAATTAACACTGAACCCTCATTTAGCCATTGAAGATGTGGCACACACGGATATTTTGCTTATTCCCACCATTGGCGGCGATATTGATACTGTGCTGCAAAACAACGCAAATCAATTGGTTCAGTTACGACGGTTACACAAGCAAGGTGCGGATATCGCTGCAAACTGCACAGGCACATTTTTGCTAGCAGAAACGGGAATTTTGAATGATAAAGTCGCCACGACCCACTGGGGTTATGCAGATAAATTCAAAGCGCGCTATCCAATGGTAAATGTACAGCCAGATAAAATGGTGACCGAAGATAACAGCGTGTTTTGTGCTGGTGGCGGAATGGCGTGGATTGACTTAGCCCTGTTGCTTATTGAACGGTATTGCGGGAACGGCATAGCAAGTGACACAGCCAAATCTCATGTACTCGATTTGTCCCGAGCTAATCAAACTGCCTATGCAAGCAGTCGACAATTTAAGTTTCATCAAGACAAAGATATTTTGGCGGTCCAACACTATATTGACGCCCATCTGCACACGCCGATGACCCTCAACGAATTAGCGGGAAAACATAATCTTACGGAACGCACGCTTATTCGTCGGTTTAAACATGCATGTGGGTTTACCCCCTTACAGTACTTACAACGCATCCGATTGGAACGGGCGCGGAAACTACTTGAAACCACGCATGCACCTATAGAGAGCATAGTGAACCAAATTGGATATGAGGATCTCAGTTCCTTTTCACGACTTTTCAAAAAGAACACTAGCCTCTCTCCATCGCAGTACCGGTCTAAGTTTCAGCGGTTTTAA